One segment of Gopherus flavomarginatus isolate rGopFla2 chromosome 8, rGopFla2.mat.asm, whole genome shotgun sequence DNA contains the following:
- the RAB39B gene encoding ras-related protein Rab-39B, which produces MEAIWLYQFRLIVIGDSTVGKSCLIRRFTEGRFAQVSDPTVGVDFFSRLVEIEPGKRIKLQIWDTAGQERFRSITRAYYRNSVGGLLLFDITNRRSFQNVHEWLEETKVHVQPYQIVFVLVGHKCDLDTQRQVTRHEAEKLAAAYGMKYIETSARDAINVEKAFTDLTRDIYELVKRGDISIQEGWEGVKSGFVPNVVHSSEEVVKSDRRCLC; this is translated from the exons ATGGAAGCGATTTGGCTCTACCAGTTCCGCCTGATCGTGATCGGAGACTCCACCGTGGGCAAATCCTGCCTGATCCGCCGCTTCACCGAGGGGCGCTTCGCCCAGGTTTCGGACCCCACGGTGGGCGTGGATTTCTTCTCCCGGCTGGTGGAGATTGAGCCGGGGAAACGGATCAAGCTGCAGATCTGGGACACGGCCGGGCAGGAGCGATTCAG ATCCATCACCAGAGCCTACTACAGAAACTCAGTAGGCGGGCTCCTCTTATTTGACATTACAAACCGCAGGTCGTTCCAGAACGTCCATGAGTGGCTAGAAGAAACAAAGGTGCACGTCCAGCCCTACCAGATTGTCTTTGTTTTGGTAGGTCACAAATGCGACCTTGACACGCAGCGGCAAGTCACTAGACACGAGGCTGAGAAACTGGCTGCTGCATATGGCATGAAGTACATTGAGACATCTGCTCGGGATGCCATTAACGTGGAGAAGGCCTTCACTGACCTGACTCGAGATATATACGAGCTTGTTAAAAGGGGGGACATTTCGATCCAAGAGGGCTGGGAAGGGGTAAAGAGTGGATTTGTACCAAACGTAGTGCACTCTTCAGAAGAGGTGGTGAAATCAGATAGGAGATGCTTGTGCTAA